In Kryptolebias marmoratus isolate JLee-2015 linkage group LG11, ASM164957v2, whole genome shotgun sequence, the following proteins share a genomic window:
- the LOC108229854 gene encoding cingulin-like protein 1 encodes MESHRLSGSPDVRIQRGYMLAHCPRGNQDNVFGVRVQVQGFKGQPYVVLNSSGQESHKDISVITHQAGYNPGVVRRSVDGRQSPCETQRTGTSSVSHYQKHPETLRPYDPESNNCVAPFQAASQPHSPVAKPRIPLPAEGPAVDTAETLPSGGHADLQSPNPVDTDSIMSVGRLISQFNTSLRRGRGPRNRLDPEACRRSRSVDSSRISDSSSSSSSSSRASSLKGIRGETSGGLYPPGSARARLLGGQSALTSKAEESKPGASFRTQPGKETVSQQTAAPSRRAEKPSAFKPHADQTDESEDRDAQVTPDLLKGQQELSVDPPEDTTKIILFTYLKNGTTDDDSTTQRKVKLLLEKINKLKWRTAESVEEEERDHEAKMSVLREKQAALEKEMSQLKQKLEIEIKNEMTLAKAFEKARTEKKQLQDEKTKSQTELSKLREKLAETEAELQSTKQELNQMRTEKERSKAEMKDLQQQLSEMHDELDQTKKADVINTEKEVLLKDLAQLRVDFQEMLQVKEEQEELLRHTEREFVGLKGALKEEVETHDKYTAALKEEYEQELEKLLRDLELAKESNALLAQGRAEAEEERGTAKVQLKELIQERDHLKGKVRELNNKVEQLSQAIQEFKTTERLMEQRAKQLEREKLQVEETLKDVRRNEDELSQSNQSLLSRLEDVQSKLTKLNQEHRELKEKLKEERKQMEELWKTKTELEDERRMQDRAVEQLQRKMTNIMEECEASTDVLQNQVDEARERSQRELAELRRQLQEKGAELEKSKQAAKKLQEELLPLEEDLRRCHREQQEAQLRGRQLEQRVEELEERNAAALEERERQIRLMEERIGHLAEDLNDERCSADRLMERLDKTKEQMDQMRNELLQERAVRQDLECDKTSLERQNKDLKSRVTHLEGSQRSNQDALVSKLNSRIQELEERLQGEERDNNSLQQVNRKLERKLKEMRMQADEEHVNLQSQTEQLTQRLKTVKRQMDEAEEEIERLEHSKKKLQRELDEQLEANEQLHGQLSALRNEMRRKKKTPSIIKVVEDNVNDMDDIGSD; translated from the exons ATGGAGTCCCACAGGCTGAGCGGCTCCCCAGATGTCAGGATACAGAGAGGCTACATGCTGGCACACTGTCCCAGAGGCAACCAGGACAACGTGTTTGGAGTCAGGGTGCAGGTTCAGGGCTTTAAAGGTCAACCCTACGTGGTTCTGAATAGCTCCGGCCAGGAGAGCCATAAGGACATTTCTGTCATAACTCACCAGGCAGGGTACAACCCGGGAGTGGTGAGGAGGTCTGTAGATGGAAGGCAGTCTCCATGTGAGACACAGAGGACCGGCACCTCCTCTGTGTCTCATTATCAGAAACATCCAGAGACCCTGAGACCTTATGACCCTGAAAGTAATAACTGTGTCGCTCCTTTCCAAGCAGCCTCACAGCCACACTCTCCTGTAGCCAAGCCAAGGATCCCTCTGCCTGCTGAGGGCCCAGCAGTGGACACAGCTGAGACTCTTCCCTCAGGTGGACACGCTGACCTACAGTCCCCAAACCCAGTGGACACAGACTCCATCATGTCTGTTGGGAGGCTGATAAGCCAGTTCAACACCAGCCTGCGGAGAGGAAGGGGCCCGAGGAACAGGCTGGACCCGGAAGCTTGTCGACGCTCCCGCAGCGTGGACAGCAGTCGGATCTCGGAttcctcttcctcgtcctctTCGTCCAGCAGAGCCTCGTCCCTGAAGGGCATCAGGGGGGAAACCTCAGGCGGGCTCTATCCTCCTGGTTCAGCCAGGGCCCGACTCCTCGGAGGACAGTCGGCTTTGACGAGCAAAGCGGAGGAGAGCAAGCCGGGTGCCTCGTTCAGAACCCAGCCCGGCAAAGAGACGGTGTCGCAGCAGACTGCGGCACCGTCTCGGCGAGCAGAGAAACCCTCCGCCTTCAAGCCGCATGCCGACCAAACCGATGAGTCTGAAGACAGAGACGCACAG GTAACTCCTGATCTTCTGAAAGGGCAGCAAGAGCTCTCAGTAGATCCACCTGAAGACACAACAAAGATAATACTGTTCACCTACCTGAAGAATGG GACGACGGATGACGACTCCACCACCCAAAGAAAAGTGAAACTTCTGCTGGAAAAGATCAACAAGCTGAAATGGAGGACTGCTGAGagcgtggaggaggaggagaga GACCACGAGGCCAAAATGAGCGTCCTGCGGGAGAAGCAGGCAGCTCTGGAGAAAGAAATGtctcagttaaaacaaaaactggaaatcGAGATCAAG AACGAGATGACTTTAGCCAAGGCTTTTGAGAAAGCAAGGACTGAGAAGAAGCAGCTCCAGGACGAGAAGACCAAGAGTCAAACCGAGCTCAGcaaactgagagaaaaactgGCTGAAACTGAGGCAGAACTTCAGTCCACCAAACAAGA ACTGAATCAGATGAGGACAGAAAAGGAACGATCCAAGGCGGAGATGAAAgaccttcagcagcagctctctgagATGCACGATGAGTTGGACCAAACCAAGAAGGCAGACGTgataaacacagagaaagaagtGCTTCTCAAG GATCTGGCACAGCTCCGTGTGGACTTTCAGGAGATGCTCCAAGtcaaggaggagcaggaggagctgctgcgCCACACAGAGAGGGAGTTCGTCGGCCTGAAGGGGGCActgaaggaggaggtggagacgCACGATAAATACACGGCCGCTTTGAAGGAGGAGTACGAACAGGAGCTCGAGAAGCTGCTGAGGGATCTAGAGCTGGCTAAGGAG AGCAATGCTCTGCTGGCTCAGGGGAGGGCTGAGGCGGAGGAGGAGCGAGGCACAGCGAAGgtgcagctgaaggagctgatcCAGGAGCGGGACCATCTGAAGGGGAAGGTCCGAGAGCTAAACAACAAGGTGGAGCAGCTGAGTCAGGCCATCCAGGAGTTCAAAACCACGGAGAGGCTGATGGAGCAGAGAGCAAAGCAGCTGGAG AGGGAAAAGCTCCAGGTGGAGGAGACGCTGAAGGACGTGAGGAGGAACGAGGACGAGCTGAGTCAGTCCAACCAGTCGCTGCTCTCTCGCCTGGAGGATGTGCAG AGCAAGCTGACCAAACTCAACCAGGAGCACAGGGAGTTAAAGGAGAAGCTcaaggaggagaggaaacaaaTGGAGGAGCTGTGGAAGACAAAAACCGAGCTGGAGGACGAGAGGAGGATGCAGGACAGGGCTGTGGAGCAACTGCAGAGGAAG ATGACTAACATCATGGAGGAGTGTGAGGCGTCTACAGATGTGCTTCAGAACCAGGTCGACGAGGCCAGAGAGAGGAGTCAGAGGGAGTTGGCTGAGCTGCGGAGACAGCTGCAGGAAAAGGGAGCAGAGCTGGAGAAATCCAAACAGGCGGCCAAAAAACTGCAGGAAGAG CTCCTTCCTTTGGAGGAAGACCTGCGGAGGTGTCACCGGGAGCAGCAGGAGGCCCAGCTGAGGGGCCGGCAGCTGGAGCAGAgggtggaggagctggaggagaggaaCGCCGCCGCGCTGGAGGAGCGAGAGCGCCAGATCCGACTCATGGAG GAGCGCATCGGTCACCTCGCGGAGGATCTGAACGACGAGCGCTGCAGCGCCGACCGCCTGATGGAGCGATTAGACAAAACCAAAGAGCAG ATGGATCAGATGAGGAacgagctgctgcaggagagaGCAGTCAGGCAGGACCTGGAGTGTGACAAGACGAGCCTGGAGAGACAG AATAAAGACCTGAAGAGCAGAGTGACTCACCTGGAAGGATCTCAGAGATCCAATCAGGACGCACTCGTCTCCAAACTCAACAGTCGGAtccaggagctggaggagaggcTGCAGGGAGAGGAGAG GGACAACAACAGCCTGCAACAAGTGAACCGCAAGCTGGAGCGCAAGCTGAAGGAGATGAGGATGCAGGCGGACGAGGAGCACGTCAACCTGCAGAGCCAGACGGAGCAG CTGACTCAGAGGCTGAAGACGGTGAAGAGGCAGATGGACGAGGCGGAGGAGGAGATCGAGCGCCTGGAGCACTCgaaaaagaagctgcagagagagCTGGATGAGCAGCTGGAGGCCAACGAGCAGCTCCACGGGCAGCTGAGTGCGCTACGTAACGAGATGAG acgtAAGAAGAAAACCCCTTCTATCATAAAGGTTGTAGAGGACAATGTGAACGACATGGATGACATCGGATCTGACTAA